One window of Stenotrophomonas indicatrix genomic DNA carries:
- a CDS encoding HlyD family efflux transporter periplasmic adaptor subunit, protein MADRRRNAQRLRRDLADPLLAATHPVYRPLLWVLLATVAIAVLWAALAQLDQVTRGEGRVVPFSRMQKIQSLEGGILDRLLVKEGDLVVVGQPLVRLEETHFRTNYEESANQSQVLRAAIARLEAEVLGKGTIEFPADIPGDSALARSEQELYQSRRATLQQSSAAIGQQLAIARDQLRIVRPLVARNAVSQMEELKLAQEIATLSGKLSELRNTYFQDAYTERSKLKAELSSLEPIVHQRQDQLRRTEILSPVRGRVNTVLINTRGGVIPPGEPIMEVIPVEERLLVEARIKPRDVAFLVPGMQAKVKITAYDYTIYGELSGTVEQISADTIEEDTPRGKESFYQVLIRTDGSQLRRHGEVLPIIPGMVADVDILTGKRSVLNYLLRPLIKARLN, encoded by the coding sequence ATGGCTGACCGCCGGAGGAATGCGCAACGGCTGCGCCGAGACCTGGCCGACCCGCTGCTGGCGGCCACCCATCCGGTGTACCGCCCGCTGCTGTGGGTGCTGCTGGCAACAGTGGCGATCGCCGTGCTGTGGGCGGCGCTGGCCCAGTTGGACCAGGTCACTCGAGGCGAAGGCCGGGTTGTGCCGTTCAGCCGCATGCAGAAGATCCAGAGTCTGGAGGGCGGCATCCTCGACCGGTTGCTGGTGAAGGAAGGCGACCTGGTGGTGGTGGGGCAACCGCTGGTGCGGCTGGAAGAAACCCACTTCCGCACCAACTACGAAGAGTCGGCCAACCAGTCGCAGGTGCTGCGCGCGGCCATCGCCCGCCTCGAGGCTGAGGTCCTGGGCAAGGGGACCATCGAATTTCCGGCTGACATCCCCGGTGACAGCGCGCTTGCAAGATCGGAGCAGGAGCTCTACCAGTCGCGTCGCGCCACACTGCAGCAGAGTTCGGCCGCCATCGGCCAGCAGCTGGCCATCGCCCGTGACCAGTTGCGCATCGTCCGTCCGCTGGTGGCGCGCAACGCGGTCAGCCAGATGGAGGAACTCAAGCTCGCCCAGGAGATCGCTACGCTCTCCGGAAAGCTCAGCGAGCTGCGCAATACCTATTTCCAGGACGCCTATACCGAACGGTCCAAGTTGAAAGCAGAGCTTTCGTCGCTGGAGCCCATCGTGCACCAGCGCCAGGACCAGTTGCGGCGCACCGAGATCCTGTCCCCGGTGCGTGGGCGGGTGAACACGGTGCTGATCAACACCCGCGGGGGTGTCATCCCGCCGGGAGAGCCCATCATGGAGGTGATTCCAGTGGAGGAGCGGCTGTTGGTGGAGGCGCGGATCAAGCCGCGCGATGTGGCTTTCCTGGTCCCGGGCATGCAGGCGAAGGTCAAGATCACGGCGTACGACTACACCATCTATGGCGAGCTCAGTGGCACCGTGGAGCAGATCAGCGCCGATACGATCGAGGAGGACACGCCACGCGGCAAGGAGTCCTTCTACCAGGTGCTCATCCGCACCGACGGCAGCCAGTTGCGGCGGCATGGCGAGGTCCTGCCGATCATCCCCGGTATGGTGGCCGACGTGGATATCCTGACCGGCAAGCGCAGTGTGCTGAACTACCTGCTGCGACCGCTGATCAAGGCAAGGTTGAACTAG
- a CDS encoding type I secretion system permease/ATPase: protein MQTPRIEVAGGSSNLPRDPLQDGLLLLCARLGRPLGAAELVDGIALEQGRLPLQRVPRALRRADLNARVEAFDLVDIDDYLLPALLLLNNGNTVLLTALEDGQVRVEVPQADGGAQAMALPALQSLYSGTAVFAKPRFRSDGRVGSFAAGDDQHWFYGPLRQLWRSYAEVGAAAFVANLLAIATAIFAMQVYDRVVPVAAFDTLWVLASGVAVAVVIEGVLRVLRGQLLQVLGKRMDLQLGTLLFARVLGTRVAAKPASMGAFSTQVREFEGVRDFFTSSTAALLSDLPFVFVFLLLIALIGGHVVWVPIVACVLMVLPGLLAQRRLGELSRQNLREGAMKNSILLEAFEHLETVKATRAEGRSLKHWESLTAQLAGTALKSSTLTASISHGAAVVQQLCYVGVVAFGVYRIHDGAMTVGALVACSILASRAVAPLSQVAAVLGRWQHTKVAMEGLDQLMGAEQERPQGARFVHKPRLQGAYQLHEVRLAFGEGAWVVDVHGLSIAPGQRVALLGGNGAGKSSLLRLLSGLVTPQQGRMLLDDVALSQIDPGDRARNIGYLPQDVALFHGTLRENLNLEGAAWRDEELLEALDAVGIGPFVRGNPLGLDQMVLGNGSLSGGQRQAIGLARVILQDPPIVLLDEPTAAFDQHSETHVVQFLQRWLGQRTLVLTTHKRSMLALVERAVVMRDGRIIMDGPLDQVVQGNQVQPIAAVAGGHHG, encoded by the coding sequence ATGCAGACGCCGCGCATTGAAGTGGCCGGTGGCAGCAGCAACCTGCCACGCGACCCACTGCAGGATGGCCTGTTGCTGCTGTGCGCGCGGCTCGGACGACCGCTCGGTGCCGCCGAACTGGTCGATGGCATCGCCCTGGAACAGGGGCGCCTGCCGTTGCAGCGGGTGCCGCGTGCGCTGCGCCGCGCTGATCTGAATGCCCGCGTCGAGGCTTTCGATCTGGTTGATATTGATGACTACCTGTTGCCGGCACTGCTGCTGTTGAACAATGGCAACACCGTTCTGCTGACTGCCCTGGAAGACGGCCAGGTACGGGTGGAAGTACCGCAGGCCGACGGCGGGGCGCAGGCGATGGCATTGCCGGCCCTGCAATCGCTCTACAGCGGTACGGCCGTGTTTGCCAAGCCCCGCTTCCGCTCTGACGGGCGGGTCGGCAGTTTTGCCGCCGGTGATGACCAGCACTGGTTCTATGGACCGTTGCGGCAGTTGTGGCGCTCCTATGCGGAGGTGGGTGCTGCCGCGTTCGTCGCCAACCTGCTGGCCATCGCCACGGCCATTTTCGCCATGCAGGTCTATGACCGCGTGGTACCCGTGGCAGCATTCGACACGCTGTGGGTGCTGGCCAGTGGTGTTGCCGTGGCCGTGGTGATCGAAGGCGTGCTGCGGGTACTGCGCGGACAGTTGCTGCAAGTGCTGGGCAAGCGCATGGACCTGCAGTTGGGCACACTGCTGTTCGCCCGCGTTCTGGGCACCCGGGTAGCAGCAAAGCCCGCTTCGATGGGCGCGTTCAGTACCCAGGTGCGTGAGTTCGAGGGCGTGCGTGACTTCTTCACCTCGTCCACGGCGGCCTTGCTGAGCGACCTGCCATTCGTTTTTGTGTTCCTGCTGCTGATCGCCCTGATCGGCGGCCATGTGGTCTGGGTACCGATCGTGGCCTGTGTGCTGATGGTGTTGCCGGGTTTGCTGGCGCAGCGGCGGCTGGGTGAGCTTTCGCGGCAGAACCTGCGCGAGGGCGCGATGAAGAACAGCATACTGCTGGAGGCGTTCGAGCACCTGGAGACGGTCAAGGCCACGCGTGCGGAGGGCCGCAGCCTGAAGCACTGGGAATCCCTTACCGCGCAACTGGCCGGTACCGCGCTGAAATCCAGTACGTTGACGGCCAGCATCAGTCATGGTGCTGCGGTGGTCCAGCAGCTGTGCTACGTCGGCGTGGTCGCCTTCGGCGTGTACCGCATCCACGACGGTGCGATGACGGTCGGTGCACTGGTGGCCTGCTCGATCCTGGCTTCGCGCGCCGTCGCGCCGCTGTCGCAGGTCGCGGCGGTGCTCGGTCGCTGGCAGCACACCAAGGTGGCCATGGAGGGGCTGGACCAGTTGATGGGTGCTGAACAGGAACGGCCACAGGGCGCGCGCTTCGTGCACAAGCCAAGGTTGCAGGGGGCGTACCAGTTGCATGAAGTGCGGCTTGCGTTCGGCGAGGGCGCATGGGTGGTCGACGTTCACGGGCTCTCCATCGCGCCGGGGCAGCGTGTGGCGCTGCTCGGCGGAAACGGCGCCGGCAAGTCCAGCCTGTTGCGCTTGTTGTCGGGATTGGTCACGCCGCAGCAGGGGCGGATGCTGCTCGATGACGTGGCACTGTCGCAGATCGATCCGGGCGACCGTGCACGCAACATCGGCTATCTGCCGCAGGATGTGGCGCTGTTCCACGGCACGCTGCGCGAGAACCTCAATCTGGAAGGTGCTGCCTGGCGCGATGAAGAGCTGCTTGAGGCGTTGGACGCAGTCGGTATCGGCCCCTTCGTCCGCGGCAATCCACTGGGCCTGGATCAGATGGTGCTGGGCAACGGCAGTCTCTCCGGTGGCCAGCGCCAGGCGATCGGGCTGGCCCGGGTGATCCTGCAGGATCCTCCCATCGTGTTGCTGGACGAACCCACCGCCGCGTTCGATCAGCACAGCGAAACCCATGTCGTGCAGTTCCTGCAGCGCTGGCTAGGTCAGCGCACGCTGGTGCTGACCACGCACAAGCGCAGCATGCTGGCTCTGGTGGAACGGGCCGTGGTGATGCGTGACGGCAGGATCATCATGGACGGGCCGTTGGATCAGGTCGTGCAGGGCAACCAGGTACAGCCGATCGCCGCCGTCGCTGGAGGGCACCATGGCTGA
- a CDS encoding TolC family protein → MSVEQAVQAGLAIHPRVRAALSEAERAGTDVKIARGGYFPALQVSGGPQAGHMSEMVYDVTLSQMLFDWGRTRSQVAAASATERRYLAALEVARDDAALDIIETYLDVLVARERVAAVRDFLQRIEGVRGMARDRSGSGYADRTELDRAQLEFARGQDQLALEEGALRDADNQLALLLGQTPGQLQVPVLSADARPWQQELEAAIDAAPLLRESSEDAAAAEAELAESRAALKPQLNVEASALRREIGGQMENDSVVSLRLRMDVVRGLSNFQRPAAARQRLEAARWSADATRRDLRRKMRTLFDNGDALVLREQALQQQVDESSRVGTLYHDQFQVGRRDIIDLLSVQRERMEAERQLATLRMERIRIDYRAAAQVGQLGELLGGRTHADAAH, encoded by the coding sequence ATGAGCGTAGAGCAGGCGGTACAGGCGGGGCTGGCGATTCATCCCAGGGTCCGCGCGGCGCTGAGCGAAGCCGAGCGGGCCGGGACCGATGTGAAGATCGCGCGTGGCGGCTACTTTCCTGCCCTGCAGGTGTCGGGCGGGCCGCAGGCGGGGCACATGTCTGAAATGGTGTATGACGTGACGTTGTCGCAGATGCTGTTCGACTGGGGACGCACCCGTAGCCAGGTGGCTGCAGCATCGGCGACCGAGCGGCGCTATCTGGCCGCGCTGGAGGTTGCCCGCGACGATGCGGCACTGGACATCATTGAAACGTATCTGGATGTGCTGGTCGCGCGTGAGCGGGTGGCGGCAGTGCGCGACTTCCTGCAGCGCATCGAGGGCGTGCGTGGCATGGCCCGGGATCGCAGCGGCAGCGGCTATGCCGATCGCACCGAGCTGGACAGGGCCCAACTGGAATTCGCGCGTGGCCAGGACCAGCTCGCGCTGGAAGAAGGCGCACTGCGCGATGCCGACAACCAGCTTGCGTTGCTGCTGGGGCAGACCCCGGGGCAGCTGCAGGTGCCGGTGCTGTCGGCGGACGCTCGCCCCTGGCAGCAGGAACTGGAAGCGGCGATCGATGCGGCGCCACTGCTGCGCGAGTCCAGCGAGGACGCGGCCGCAGCCGAGGCCGAACTGGCGGAATCGCGCGCCGCGCTGAAGCCGCAGTTGAATGTCGAGGCGTCGGCGCTGCGCCGGGAGATCGGTGGCCAGATGGAAAACGACTCGGTGGTCTCGCTGCGGCTGCGGATGGACGTGGTGAGAGGACTCAGCAATTTCCAGCGCCCGGCGGCGGCACGGCAGCGCCTGGAAGCTGCGCGCTGGTCGGCCGACGCCACCCGTCGCGACCTGCGCCGCAAGATGCGCACGCTGTTCGACAACGGCGATGCGCTGGTGCTGCGTGAACAGGCATTGCAGCAGCAGGTGGATGAGTCCAGCCGGGTTGGAACCCTTTACCACGATCAATTCCAGGTCGGGCGTCGCGACATCATCGATCTGCTCAGCGTACAGCGTGAGCGGATGGAGGCCGAACGGCAGCTGGCTACGCTGCGCATGGAGCGTATCCGCATCGATTACCGCGCGGCGGCCCAGGTCGGGCAGCTTGGCGAACTGCTAGGAGGGAGGACCCATGCAGACGCCGCGCATTGA
- a CDS encoding Ig-like domain-containing protein has product MAIRVKVVPVSETISADTPATTVANNVVVLRQSSDVALNIDPDQVAGYVKDGQDLVVQLKSGESVRIANFHVDGQAPSQLFLVDEEKLVAVDLPAAASDGPLAASYLPQDTPAGFDSMTAAGAATTGGGVSGAMILGGLAAVGAAVALASSGGDGGGDGGGGGTSPPPPAPTPPDTTAPSTPTALAVSADGRTLTGRGEAGATVRVDSNGDGRPDATGTVGADGRFSITLSPPLTNGEQITVTLADAAGNVSGPGQVTAPDSTPPAAATNVVVADDGSSVSGNGEPGATVGVDTNGDGQPDITGVVGSDGQFTLPLDPSLTNGETVSVVVTDPAGNSSPPVLVQAPDYPDAPLLDASNGSVISGTAGAGLTIVLTDGDGNPIGQTVADANGDWSFTPPTPLPDGTVVNAIAQDSAGNNSPTASTTVDAVAPAAPVVDPSNGVTISGTAEAGATVTLIDGSGNPIGQVVADGSGNWSFTPGTPLADGTVVNATATDAAGNTSGPGSATVDAVPPAVPTVDLSNGSSLSGTAEPGSTVTLTDGSGNPIGQVIADGSGNWSFTPGTPLADGTVVNVVAEDAAGNSSPAATVTVDASAPAAPVLNASNGSVISGTAEAGATVTLTDGSGNPIGQVTADGSGNWSFTPGTPLANGTVIVATATDPTGNTGPQAATTVDAMAPAAPVVDPSNGVTISGTAEAGATVILTDGGGNPIGQVVADGSGNWSFTPATPLANGTVVNAVVQDAAGNIGPQATTTVDSLAPAAPVVNPSNGNVLAGTAEANSSVTLTDGSGNPIGQVIADGSGNWTFTPAVQLANGTVVNATATDAAGNTSPPGSTTVDASLPSIPQVDPSNGSVISGTADAGNTIIITDGGGNPIGQVTADGSGNWSFTPGVPLPDGTLVNVVARSPGGTDSAPAVITVDGLAPAAPVIDPSNGAEISGTAEAGATVILTDGGGNPIGQVTADGSGNWSFTPGTPLADGTVINAVAQDPAGNTSGPASTTVDALAPATPVIAPSNGTVISGTAEAGATVILIDGGGNPIGQATADGSGNWSFTPGTPLADGTVINAVAQDLAGNTSGPVSTTVDSVAPAAPVIDPSNGAEISGTAEAGATVILTDGGGNPIGQVTADGSGNWSFSPGTPLADGTVINAVAQDPAGNTSGPVSTTVDSVAPAAPVIDPSNGAEISGTAEAGATVILTDGGGNPIGQVTADGSGNWSFTPGTPLADGTVINAVAQDPAGNTSGPASTTVDALAPATPVIAPSNGTVISGTAEAGATVILTDGGGNPIGQATADGSGNWSFTPGTPLADGTVINAVAQDPAGNTSGPASTTVDTVAPTAPLLSISADGALLTGTAEPNSQVRIVVNGDTANAITVNVDGSGNFTLPFSPALVTGELIVGVAVDAAGNISGPATINAPDLAPPAISVPESVDTWINAAEIGDGIQVDVTVRPTMQVGQVVTVKFAGQNGYEAEVSHTLTAGDIAAGTVTLTLTPPGGQGPFPEGASTITADINGGAASAPVAFNIDTVPPATPVLSLVGNLLTISAEPGTELTVTVNVGGVTATATVTADNSGLASLNLLTDLDIDFGWDQLLNAQVGVVGRDPAGNPSNVASIGVGTSIEQPVTIGNFGVDVSLNPLDPRFGLSGTTEPNSSVVIRVITPALNVELLPIQADASGNFSLNLLSPSVLTQLGLNITDILNLGSQISFNVVSTDTNGNDSAAYGITLSPNGLSLNIGEIDVNGTSGDDVLSGADGSSEHINGSDGSDLIFNVGTGDHVVAGTGNDTVQITATNFVSIDGGDGFDTLLLANGIDLDYNAVGVGTLSNIERVDLGTGDSGSVLTLTAAEMDAITDGNNTLQITGESNDTLNVVGAVDTGTTQLINGITYDVYTFGSTTLLVEDNTVQVVA; this is encoded by the coding sequence ATGGCTATTCGCGTCAAGGTTGTTCCGGTCAGTGAAACCATCTCCGCCGATACCCCGGCCACCACTGTTGCCAACAACGTAGTGGTGCTTCGACAGAGCAGTGACGTCGCACTGAACATCGATCCGGATCAAGTCGCCGGCTACGTAAAGGATGGCCAGGATCTGGTGGTCCAGCTCAAGAGCGGCGAGAGCGTGCGCATCGCAAATTTCCATGTCGATGGGCAGGCCCCGAGCCAACTGTTCCTGGTCGACGAGGAAAAGCTCGTCGCGGTTGACCTTCCGGCAGCAGCCAGTGACGGCCCGCTGGCCGCGAGCTACCTGCCGCAGGACACCCCGGCCGGATTCGATTCAATGACCGCTGCCGGCGCTGCCACGACCGGCGGTGGTGTCAGTGGCGCGATGATCCTGGGCGGGCTTGCGGCAGTGGGTGCGGCGGTCGCGCTGGCCAGCAGCGGCGGTGATGGCGGCGGTGATGGCGGCGGTGGCGGAACGTCACCCCCGCCGCCGGCGCCAACGCCGCCGGATACCACTGCACCTTCCACCCCGACCGCGCTGGCGGTCAGTGCCGATGGCCGTACCTTGACCGGCCGCGGCGAAGCGGGCGCTACCGTGCGAGTGGACAGCAACGGCGACGGACGACCGGATGCAACCGGCACCGTGGGCGCCGACGGCCGCTTCAGCATCACGCTGTCGCCGCCGCTGACCAACGGCGAACAGATCACCGTAACCTTGGCCGATGCGGCTGGCAACGTGAGCGGACCGGGGCAGGTGACCGCACCGGATTCCACGCCGCCTGCCGCTGCCACCAACGTGGTGGTGGCCGACGACGGCAGCAGCGTGAGTGGCAATGGCGAACCCGGCGCGACTGTGGGTGTGGATACCAACGGCGATGGTCAACCGGACATCACCGGTGTGGTGGGCAGTGATGGCCAGTTCACGCTTCCGCTGGATCCGTCGCTGACCAATGGTGAAACCGTCAGCGTGGTGGTTACCGACCCGGCCGGCAACAGCAGTCCGCCGGTGTTGGTGCAGGCGCCGGACTATCCGGATGCCCCGCTGCTGGATGCCAGCAATGGCAGCGTCATTTCCGGCACGGCTGGCGCCGGGCTGACCATCGTGCTGACAGACGGCGATGGCAATCCGATCGGCCAGACCGTGGCCGATGCCAATGGCGACTGGAGCTTCACGCCGCCCACGCCGCTGCCCGATGGCACTGTTGTGAACGCGATTGCCCAGGACAGCGCGGGCAACAACAGCCCGACGGCCTCGACCACCGTGGACGCCGTGGCGCCCGCTGCGCCGGTGGTCGACCCGAGCAACGGCGTAACCATCAGCGGTACGGCCGAAGCCGGCGCAACCGTGACCCTGATCGACGGCAGTGGTAACCCGATCGGCCAGGTCGTCGCCGATGGCAGTGGCAACTGGAGCTTCACGCCGGGCACGCCGTTGGCCGATGGCACGGTGGTCAATGCCACTGCGACCGATGCGGCCGGCAACACCAGCGGGCCGGGCAGCGCGACCGTGGATGCGGTGCCGCCGGCCGTGCCTACCGTCGACCTGAGCAACGGCAGCAGCCTGAGCGGCACTGCCGAACCGGGCAGCACCGTGACCCTGACCGACGGCAGCGGCAATCCGATCGGCCAGGTCATCGCCGATGGCAGTGGCAACTGGAGCTTCACGCCAGGCACGCCATTGGCTGACGGCACCGTGGTCAACGTGGTGGCCGAGGATGCCGCCGGCAACAGCAGTCCGGCAGCCACCGTCACGGTCGACGCCAGTGCGCCTGCCGCGCCGGTGCTCAATGCGAGCAATGGCTCGGTGATCAGCGGTACCGCCGAGGCCGGCGCGACCGTGACCCTGACCGATGGCAGTGGCAATCCGATCGGCCAGGTCACTGCCGATGGCAGTGGCAACTGGAGCTTCACCCCGGGCACGCCGCTGGCCAATGGCACGGTGATCGTCGCTACGGCGACCGATCCTACCGGCAACACCGGCCCGCAGGCTGCCACAACGGTGGACGCCATGGCACCCGCTGCACCGGTGGTTGATCCCAGCAATGGCGTGACCATCAGCGGCACCGCTGAAGCGGGTGCAACCGTGATCCTGACTGACGGCGGCGGCAATCCGATCGGTCAGGTCGTCGCCGATGGCAGCGGCAACTGGTCGTTTACACCTGCGACTCCGCTTGCCAACGGCACGGTGGTCAACGCGGTGGTCCAGGACGCGGCGGGCAACATCGGTCCGCAGGCCACCACCACAGTAGATTCCCTTGCCCCAGCGGCGCCGGTGGTCAATCCGAGCAACGGCAATGTGCTTGCTGGTACCGCCGAGGCGAACAGCAGCGTCACCTTGACTGATGGCAGCGGCAACCCGATCGGCCAGGTCATTGCCGATGGCAGTGGCAACTGGACGTTCACTCCAGCGGTACAACTGGCCAACGGCACGGTGGTGAATGCCACTGCGACCGATGCGGCCGGCAATACCAGCCCTCCCGGCAGCACCACGGTCGATGCGTCGTTGCCGTCGATCCCGCAGGTCGACCCGAGCAATGGCTCGGTCATCAGTGGCACCGCCGACGCCGGCAACACAATCATCATTACCGACGGCGGTGGCAACCCGATCGGGCAGGTCACCGCCGACGGCAGCGGCAACTGGTCGTTCACCCCCGGAGTACCGCTGCCGGACGGCACGTTGGTCAATGTGGTGGCCCGCAGCCCTGGCGGCACTGACAGTGCGCCGGCGGTGATCACGGTCGACGGTCTGGCGCCGGCGGCGCCGGTGATCGACCCGAGCAACGGGGCAGAGATCAGTGGCACCGCCGAAGCGGGTGCAACCGTGATCCTCACCGACGGCGGCGGCAACCCGATCGGGCAGGTCACCGCCGACGGCAGCGGCAATTGGAGCTTCACGCCGGGCACGCCGCTGGCCGATGGCACGGTGATCAATGCCGTGGCGCAGGACCCGGCCGGCAACACCAGTGGCCCGGCCAGCACCACGGTCGACGCGCTGGCGCCAGCTACGCCGGTGATCGCCCCGAGCAACGGTACGGTGATCAGCGGTACCGCCGAAGCGGGTGCAACCGTGATCCTCATTGACGGCGGCGGTAACCCGATTGGTCAGGCCACCGCCGACGGCAGCGGCAACTGGAGCTTCACGCCGGGCACGCCGCTGGCCGATGGCACGGTGATCAATGCGGTGGCGCAGGACCTGGCCGGCAACACCAGCGGCCCGGTCAGCACCACGGTGGATTCGGTTGCGCCGGCCGCGCCGGTGATCGACCCGAGCAACGGGGCAGAGATCAGCGGTACCGCCGAAGCGGGTGCCACCGTGATTCTGACCGACGGCGGCGGCAACCCAATCGGGCAGGTGACGGCCGACGGCAGCGGCAACTGGAGCTTCAGCCCAGGCACGCCGCTGGCCGATGGCACGGTGATCAACGCGGTGGCCCAGGATCCGGCCGGTAATACCAGTGGCCCGGTCAGCACCACGGTGGATTCGGTTGCGCCGGCCGCGCCGGTGATCGACCCGAGCAACGGGGCAGAGATCAGTGGCACCGCCGAAGCGGGTGCAACCGTGATCCTCACCGACGGCGGCGGCAACCCGATCGGGCAGGTCACCGCCGACGGCAGCGGCAATTGGAGCTTCACGCCGGGCACGCCGCTGGCCGATGGCACGGTGATCAATGCGGTGGCGCAGGACCCGGCCGGCAACACCAGTGGCCCGGCCAGCACCACGGTCGACGCGCTGGCGCCAGCTACGCCGGTGATCGCCCCGAGCAACGGTACGGTGATCAGCGGTACCGCCGAAGCGGGTGCAACCGTGATCCTCACTGACGGCGGCGGTAACCCGATTGGTCAGGCCACCGCCGACGGCAGCGGCAATTGGAGCTTCACGCCGGGCACGCCGCTGGCCGATGGCACGGTGATCAATGCGGTGGCGCAGGACCCGGCCGGCAACACCAGCGGTCCAGCCAGCACCACGGTTGACACGGTGGCGCCAACGGCACCGCTGCTGAGCATCAGCGCCGACGGCGCACTGCTGACCGGCACGGCCGAACCCAACAGCCAGGTACGCATCGTTGTGAATGGCGACACCGCCAACGCGATCACGGTGAACGTCGACGGCAGCGGCAACTTCACACTGCCGTTCTCGCCAGCGTTGGTCACGGGCGAGCTGATCGTCGGCGTCGCGGTGGATGCTGCGGGCAATATCAGTGGCCCGGCAACGATCAATGCGCCGGACCTCGCACCGCCGGCCATCAGCGTGCCGGAGTCGGTCGACACCTGGATCAACGCCGCTGAAATCGGCGACGGTATCCAGGTGGATGTCACGGTCCGCCCGACGATGCAGGTCGGGCAGGTCGTGACGGTGAAGTTCGCCGGACAGAACGGTTACGAGGCCGAGGTCAGCCATACCCTGACAGCAGGTGATATCGCGGCGGGAACGGTGACCCTGACCTTGACCCCGCCCGGCGGCCAAGGGCCGTTCCCGGAAGGAGCCTCGACGATCACGGCCGATATCAACGGCGGTGCCGCATCCGCGCCGGTGGCGTTCAACATCGACACCGTACCGCCGGCCACACCTGTGCTGTCGCTGGTGGGCAACCTGCTGACCATCTCCGCGGAGCCCGGTACCGAGCTTACCGTCACCGTGAATGTGGGCGGGGTGACCGCAACCGCTACGGTTACCGCCGACAACAGCGGGCTGGCGTCGCTCAATCTGCTGACCGACCTGGACATCGACTTCGGTTGGGACCAGTTGCTGAATGCCCAGGTCGGCGTGGTCGGCCGCGATCCAGCCGGCAACCCGAGCAATGTCGCCAGCATCGGCGTGGGTACCAGCATCGAGCAGCCGGTCACGATCGGCAACTTCGGTGTTGATGTCAGCCTCAACCCGCTCGACCCGCGGTTCGGCCTCAGCGGAACCACCGAGCCCAACTCCAGCGTGGTTATCCGCGTGATCACGCCGGCGTTGAATGTGGAGCTGCTGCCGATCCAGGCCGACGCGAGCGGGAACTTCTCGTTGAACCTGCTCAGCCCCAGCGTGCTGACCCAGCTTGGGTTGAACATCACCGACATCCTCAACCTCGGCTCGCAGATCTCGTTCAACGTGGTGTCCACCGACACCAATGGCAACGACAGCGCCGCCTATGGCATTACCCTCAGCCCGAACGGGCTGTCGCTGAACATCGGCGAAATCGACGTCAACGGTACCTCCGGCGACGATGTACTGTCCGGTGCCGACGGCAGTTCGGAGCACATCAACGGCAGCGACGGCAGTGACCTGATCTTCAACGTGGGTACCGGTGACCATGTGGTGGCGGGCACCGGCAATGACACGGTCCAGATCACCGCGACCAACTTCGTCAGCATCGACGGCGGCGACGGGTTCGACACGTTGCTGCTGGCCAACGGCATCGACCTGGACTACAACGCGGTCGGCGTCGGCACACTCAGCAACATCGAGCGCGTCGATCTGGGCACGGGCGACTCGGGCAGCGTGCTGACCCTGACGGCTGCGGAGATGGATGCCATCACCGATGGCAACAACACGCTGCAGATCACCGGCGAGAGCAATGACACCCTGAACGTGGTTGGCGCGGTGGACACGGGTACCACGCAGCTCATCAACGGCATCACCTACGACGTGTACACCTTTGGCAGCACCACGCTGCTGGTTGAAGACAACACGGTGCAGGTGGTGGCCTGA